A window of Microcoleus sp. FACHB-68 genomic DNA:
ACCTGTTTCACCGGCATTTGTTGCACAGAAGTGGGTTTATCGGCAGCATAGGCGCGATCATTCGTTGCTGCTGAACTCATTACCTGTTTCACCGGCATCTGTTGCAAGGAAGCGGGTTTACCGGCAGCGTAGGCGCGGGCGATGGTGTCGCAGCGATCATTGTAAAAGTTGCCGGAGTGTCCTCGGACGTGTTGCCAGTTGACTTGCCGGCAGTTGAGTTTGTCGAGCACTTCCCAAATATCTTGGTTGAGGACGGGTTTGCCGGTGGAGGTTTTCCAGCCTTTCTTTTTCCAGCCTTTAATCCATTGGGTGATGCCGTTTTTCAGGTATTCGCTGTCGGTGTAGAGGGTGATGGGTTCGTCTTGACTGGCACTTGTGAGGAATTCTAAGGCAGCAACGGCGGCTTGCATTTCCATGCGGTTGTTGGTGGTTTGGGAGTCACCCCCGCCGAGTTCATGGGTGGAACCATCAGCGTAGCAAACAACGACTCCCCAGCCGCCTGGGCCGGGGTTGCCGGTGCACGCGCCATCGGTGTAAATACTTTGGATTTTGCTAGAAGACATTAGCGAGGAATTAAGCGATGGATTCCCAAAATTATCACGGCAATCGCTATTGGAACAATACTCCATACCCAGGCCGGCGATTTCACGACAAGTTAGTTTCTCCTGAATTATCTAACCCGTTCGCAATAAATACTGCTTCAATCACTTGCCCTGTACAATTTTCTTCTTCCTGAGCAGCCGATGGAAGTTTTTCTAATTCATTCTCAATCAATACTGGCTCAATCGCTTGCCCTGTTTCAGTTTCATCTTCCTGAGAAGTCTGTGGAAGTTTTTCTAATCCATTTCCAACAAATACCGCTTCAATCACTTGCCCTGTCCAAATCTCATCCCACTTAGAAACTGGGGGAAGTTTTTCTAATAACTGCGTCCCAATTGTTAGCGCCTCTTCTGAGAATTCTCCCTCGGCTATTTCTTTTAGCCCTACCATCCGATTTGCCAACTCTCGATCCGGTGCTTCCTGCAATGTTTCCCCAAACCGGCGCAACCACTGCACCCATTGTTCTGTTGTGGCGCGGTATTGCATATCCTGCCAAAAATTTAAGGCGACTGACTCACCAAACGGGACTTTGGCTAACAGTTGACGAAACAAAGATTCATATTCTTCCTCACTCAGCGCTTGAGATTCTCTTGCCAGCAGTTGAGTGCCAATTTCTCCTGAAATTTCCCCAATTTCTCCACAACCGATTTCACTCAGCCGAACCATCCGCGTTGCTAATTCATGGTTAGGTGCGGGAGATTTTAACAAGCGATCTCGACCAAAGCGCTTGAGCCAGGAGATAAAAAATTTGTCCTGAATGCGATTTCCCAAATGTTCTAATACTTGCGCTTGCTGCCAACCTTCTCCAATCCCATCCATGAGCTGCATAAAGAAGTTTTCATAACCGGCATCACTCAAAGGATTAATGGGGACTGGGGTTTGCTCTTTCTTCTCTTCTTTTGATGATGTAGAATTTTTAAATAGCTGTTGAAAGAAGTGTACAAGCCGATCCCATATTTTTTTTAGCATACTTTTATTGTTTTTTTTACAAAAGTGTAAAGATTCTGTAGAGCAATCCTATTTGAATTGCAACAAAGTGGAGTCCGGGCATCTTGCTATATAACGCGAATGAGACACTGGCATTACCGGAAATTCTCACGAATAATTTAGGATTGCTATATCAATCTATCAATTCTAGAACATTATCTTTTTTAAGAATTAATAAAATAATGCTATAATTTAGTCTTAATTAGAGGCAAGTAGATAGTAGAGAAATCTACGATCTACTAACAACTAATTAACCTAATCGGCTCACCTACCCCCAGGCAGTCCCCTCAGATGCCGGCGCATCTCCCTCGGCTTCTAGTAGCAGACGGGCAGCCTCTCGACCGGCCAAGGCGACGGAGTCCTCCGGCTGAACGCTCAGCGCTCGGTCAAAGGAGGTGATCGCTTCCTGGTGCCGGTGCAAACTGGTGAGGGCAACGCCCCGGTTGACCCAAGCCGGCCCGTAATCTGGGGCAAGGGACACCACGCGATCAAACGATTGCAGTGCCTCTTCGTGCCGGTGTAAGTAACTCAGCGCCAACCCCCGGTTAAACCAAGTTTCAATTTCACTCGGTTCCCTGGCAACGGCTTCGTTATACGAGTTGAGAGCCTCCTCGTGCCGGCCTAAAGCCATCAGCGCATCCCCTTGGCTATGCCACCCTTGGGGGAGGTCGGGCTGCAGTTGCAGCGCTTGCTGATAGCAACTGACGGCCTCTTCATAGCGGTTGAGTTTGGTCAGCGCCACCCCCCGGTTATGCCAAGCCGCCGGGAATTCTGGATTCACTTGCAGCGCTTTTTCATAAGAGTTGAGTTCCTCTTCGTGCTGCTCTAAAGCCGAGAACGCTAAACCTCGCAGATACCAAGTGTTAGGATTGTGAGGCTCAACCTTAATCGCAGCCTCAAAGCAGGCGATTGCTTCTTCGTACCTTTCCAAGTAAAATAGCGCTCCACCCCGGTTCAACCAAGCCGCTGTTAACTCTGGCTCGAGTTGCAAAGCTTGGTCATAAGAGGCAATTGCCCCTAACACATCCCCAACCCCTAATTGCTGATTTCCTTGCTCCCACCAAGCTTCAGCATTGTCTGGTGGAGGGGCAGCAGGGGCATTAGGAGCAGCCGGTGCCGGCACCCCCCGTTCTCGCGCCAGCAACTGGCTGCCCAGTTCGTATGCCACATCTGCCAAGTCCCCGCAATTCATTTGTCCTAAACCGAGTAACTGTCTGGCTAACTCAGGATTCGGTGCCGGCGTGGCCAAAAAGCGTTCGCCATAGCGCCGCAGCCAAGCCGCCCATAGTTGCAGGTTGCCGCGTTCTCCGAGATCGTCAAAAAACTTCAACACTCGTTCGCGATCCCAACCTCGTTTCACCCCCTCCAACAATTGGGTGAATAGCAGTTGATAATCTGCATCCTCCAATGCCGGTGGCGGTTTCATTCCGGCTGATATAGGCTGAGATTTTACAACTTCCCTCTTTTCACTGCCAAAAAACCGCTGCCACATTTCCTTTAGCATCTCCCGCACCCACGCGTCACATATTCTAGATTGTAGGCAACGCTTACACCTCCATGTCCTACGAACCTCTCCACCACAAATACAGACCCCAAACTTTTGGGGATTTAGTGGGTCAAGACGCCATCGCCACGACCCTCAGTAATGCTATTCGCCTAGATAAAATCGCACCGGCATACTTATTTACCGGCCCAAGAGGCACCGGCAAGACCTCCAGCGCTCGTATTTTGGCCAAATCTCTTAACTGTTTGGCCAATAATGTCCCCACAGATAAGCCTTGCGGCGTTTGTGATGTGTGCCGGTCTGTAACCAACGGTTCATCCTTGGATGTGATAGAAATTGACGCCGCGAGTAACACCGGCGTTGATAATATTCGGGAACTGATTGAAAGAGCGCAATTTGCCCCTGTACAGTGCCGGTATAAAGTTTATGTGATTGATGAATGCTTAACCGGCGACTCACTCATACAAACCCGCGAAGGTTTGATTCGCATTGATGATCCCAACCTTAAAGGGAAAGAAGTTCTCAGTTATAACGAAGCTTTAGCAGTTTGGGAATTCAAAAAAGTTTTGAGGTGGTTAGACCAAGGAGAAAAGCAAACCTTTGTTATTAAAACAACCCACCGGGAAATTAGATGCACCGGCAATCACTTAATTCGCACAGATCAAGGATGGGTTGCAGCGGCTAATTTGAAACCAGAGATGAAAATTCTCTCACCTTTAGAGCGCAAAAGCTTGACAGATTGGCAGAAGTTAAACAATGTAAGCTTAGAGCCGGCGATTTCAGCAAAAATGCCAGAATTATTGCCAATTGGCTTACAGAAAGGAGAGATTCATCAGTCACAAACTCTTACAGAAAATTTAACTCTAACAAAATCTAATCCATCAGTCGAAAATAGTTTGCCTGCTCCTAACACTATTCAATTTTTGACTAATTTGGAAACAGTCGAGACTGTAACCCTTGGTAGCATAGAAAAAGTTTACGATATTGAAGTAGAAGACAATCACAACTTTGTGGCAAACGAGCTATTAGTTCATAATTGCCATATGCTCAGCACAGCAGCATTTAATTGCTTACTGAAAACTTTAGAAGAACCGCCTAATACCGTTGTATTTGTCTTAGCAACAACTGACCCCCAACGGGTTTTACCAACAATTATTTCCCGTTGTCAGCGGTTTGACTTCCGCCGCATCCCGCTAGAAGCAATGGTGGGGCATTTAAAATATATTGCCGAAAAAGAAACGATTAATATAAACAGCGATGCAATTACCCTTGTCGCTCAAATCGCCCAAGGCGGATTAAGAGATGCGGAAAGCTTACTCGATCAACTAAGTTTACTCGCACCGCCGGTTAGTGTTGAAAAAGTTTGGGATTTAGTCGGCGCAGTGCCGGAACGAGATTTGATGACACTGCTAGAAGCGATTAATAATAATAACCCCGCAGAGGTTCTCGATCAAACCCGCCATATTATGAATCGGGGACGAGAACCGTTAGTTTTACTACAAAATTTTGCCGGCTTTTACCGGGATTTACTCATTGCTAAAACAGCACCGGCACGAAATGATTTAGTTGCTATTACTCCCCAAACTTGGAAACAAATGTGTGAGTTTGTTCAAAGTTGGGACATTAGCAACATATTAGCCGGTCAAAAACACCTGCGCGACAGTGAAGTGCAATTAAAACACAGCACCCAGCCGCGCCTGTGGTTAGAAGTCACGTTATTAGGATTATTACCGGCAGCCTTCAACAGCCAGCCGGCACCGGCAAACCCGCCGCAACCAACCGCCTTTGCTAAAGCTTCTCCGCCACCGCAACAGCAAACTCCACAAGCTCAAATCCCCACATCCCCAAATCCCTCACCGGCAACTTCTGCGACACCGAAACCAGAGATTCCGGTGGAGTTAGCGCAACCACAAGCTGATCCCCTTCCCGCACCTTCAGGGGATGCGACTGCACAAGAGTATGATCCCCAAGAAGTTTGGCAAGCCGTATTGGCGAATCTGCAGCCACTCGGAACGAAAGAACTGTTGCGCCAACATTGTCAATTGATCAGCTTTGACGGTGCGGTTGCCCGCATTAGTATTAGTTCTAATCCCCTCTACAAGATGGGGCAGGGAAAGATGCCTAATGTTGAAACAGCCTTTTTGAAAATCTTCAATCGCAAGATTAAGGTAACTTTAGAAGTTGCCGGTGCTAACCAACCCAAAGCAATGCCGGCGCAAACCCCGCCACCGGCAGCTTTTAATGAGAATAATATTCCCCCGCCGGCACCCGATAACAACACATATCAGCAACCGCCGGCACAACCACAAAGAGACTTTCCCAGTGCCAATTCACCCGCAGCTAATAATTACCAAGCTGCTGCAACACCACCGCCTGCATCTGTAACAAATGGCTTCCAGAAAGATGCTTCCCGCTTGCGGCAGTCACCTGAAGATGAGTTAGAAAGTGCCGTTCAGATACTTGTTAAATCATTTAACGGAGAAGAGATTGAATTGAGCAATAAGGTGGACGATCCCACACCGGCAGCTTTGAATGACGATGAGTTAATTGAATTCCCAATGGAGGAAGAAGACTATGAAGAAGATGACGATGATATCGGTTTTTAAAGTTGTTACTGCTGTGTAGACAGGTTGCCGGTTTAATTTGATTGATTAGAGAGCAACTTCACCGCCGCCAAGTATCGTTCCTCAACATCCTTGCGATCATGTTCCTCCGATAACTGTTGGCTACCGCGCTCAATCATGGTTGCATGATGCAAAAGTGCCTCGCGATCCTTGCGGTTGCGAGTGTGCGGTGCGATCGCTGCGATTGCTTCTAGTAAGCGGATTGTTACTGCCACATCCGATCCCCCGTACTGCCGGATCTGGTTAAAAGCGTCGTCAGTTATCCCGGCAAACGTCACAGAATTGGCAATCGCCCGCAGGTTGTTCTCGTCATCGTAGCGGTAAGGCGAAGGTAAATCTCTTTGAGCCAGCCGGCACAGCGCGGCGCTGAGCTGATCAATACACTGAATTGCCGTAAACGGATCGTTGATGCCGGGGGAAACCGCCCGCAGTGCAATCTCGACCAATTGGTTAATGCAAAATTCTACATCCTGCTGTTCAGTGCGCTGCAAACCCAACATAAATGCCCCGTAAATTTGCCCGTAAAGTTTTTCATTCATTCGTTCCCCAGGCCAAACCATTACCAGCTCGCTGTCTTGCACAATAAACTTACCAGGACGGTATTTGAGACGCAGCAGAAGGTTGTTTGACTTGGCAATTTTCATCAATCGCTTGTCATCAACCGCCTGCAAATAACCACTCTTAGTTGCCAGAACCGGCGAGGCTTCTTTATCAAAATTCACCGGAATTTCGTCAACCCATCGCTGTTTTTGTCCTGGGTTTCCCTGTCCGATCTTTTGGGGAAACAAGTGATCAATGGCATGGTTTAAATCTTTGCTAACTTCCCCAATGACGTGCCATGACTGAATTGAGGTGGAGGCGTGATGGATAAAATAGATTAACACCCCAATGCTGGTGATCGCTAACACGATGCCGAACGTTACTGCTAGCTGCGGAACAAATAGGTTGTAATCATCGCCCCTGATGGTTCGCAAGACAAGTAAGCAGTAAATAAAGGTGCCGATGAACGTACCCAGCACAATTTGATTGCCGGTGTCCTGCATGAAGTTACGCAGCAGTCGCGGGCCAAACTGTGAAGAAGCCAGGGTGAGGGCGACGATAACGATGGAGAAGGCAGTACCGGCAACGGTGATCATCGAACCGGCAACCGTTGAAAGCATTGTCCGCGCCCCATCTGGGCCGCCGGTGTAGATCAAGGCGAGCTTTTCAATAAAGCCAGATTTGCCGGCCCGATCAAGCGCCAGCATCGCAAACGCCAGCACCATTGCGCTGCCTGACATGAGTGCCGGTACAAACCAGTAGCTAGAGTGCAGTGAATCCCAAAGCTTGCTCAGCTTGATATTCATGTGCCACCGTTACCATCTCGTTGCGAACGCATTTCAGCCAGCTTTCTCAGGGAACCCCCGATGCTGCGCGGTTTCGGGACTTCATTGTTTCCTGCCGGCCATCCTTCCCGCTGACGAGCGCGATCACCATCAGTTTCTTCGGTTTGATCGTGGAAAAGAATTTGCTGTGTCGGGAAGGGCAGATCGATGCCATTTGCAACCAACTTATTCTTAATCGCAATGAGGACTTGATCGCGCGAATCAAGGGTATCCGCACGTCGCGGCGGTTTTATCCACCACCGGGCGCGGATGTTTACCGTACTCTCAGCAAGTTCCATTACAAGGGCATCGGGTGCGGGATCGTGCAAAACCCCATCCACACTGTAGAGTGCTTCCAAAATGAGTTGCTTCGCCCGGTCAATATCATCCCCGTATCCAATCCCAACATCATATTCATTCCGCCGTTTTTCAAATGCGGTGTTGACGGTTACTGAATTCGTGAAAAGTTCAGCATTTGGAATCACTATGCGACGGCCATCGTAAGTTCTAATGATTGTGGCGCGTGTCTGGATATTTTCAACGGTGCCTTCAAAATCTTTGAATACGATTTGGTCTTCAATTTGGAACGGTTCAGTCAAAAGAATTAAGATGCCGGCGAGAAAATTTTGGAGAATATCCCGAAAAGCAAACCCAATTGCTACCCCACTAATCCCCAACAGTTGAACTAAATCACCTGCCTTAAAAGAAGGAATAACAATCGATAAAGCAACAAATAAGCCGACTAAAATGACAACCCCTTGAGCTAAACGTCCAAGAACCAGCCCTAAATTTCTCGCTTGCCGGTGTCTTCTCGTCAGACGTCTGACAAGGGTTCTGATCGTCCTTGCTGCAAAAAAGAACAAAGTAAAGACGATTAAAGCCAAGATCACATTTGGCAGCATCGTAATCGTGCCTGAGATCATCCCCTGAATTTTCGTCCAGGCTGCTGATGCTGATGCTTGCAGATCCATGATTTTTCCCGTTAATAAAACATTGCTGAGCGTTTCGATGCCAAAGCTGAACGCTTTGCTATGTAAGTTTTTGGCAACTACGCTACCGCTATTTTTATCAACTTTGATAGGTCTTTGTCTTATCGTACATCTATCTTAGGTATTATTTATTCAAAAGTTGGGAATGAGCAATCACTCAATTATTGATGACAAGTTAAGACTGTATGTTATTGTTTTAGGTGATTTTAGGAAGGGTAGAAGAAAAAATCTTGGGCTTTCGTGACAGATCGGAAAGGAAGCAACAATCAGTTTTAGGTTTATTTTTTTGCTGTTTAATTATGCCTAATTTTCTATTATCTTGGTAAAAAAATATGACCAGGCTAGATATTTATTGAAAAATAACTAAGATGAATTTTTTCAATACAAATTTCGCAGATGAAACTCAGGGTTTAATGTATTGGATTATGAGTTTATCCGATTTTTGAATCGTGCCACATCCTATATTAGGTAGAGAAACACGTTGAGTTTTGAGTGACTGTATCCAACTGATTCATCTGTGGCATTCTTTTTTGAAATTGGTAGAAAGTATAAAAAAAAGGCATTTCCTTCGAGATTGTTACGGTGAACTCAGGTACTAAAAATGTAACCGGAGTGCGAACGTAACCAAGAAGAAAATGCCCTAGGAGAAGCGTTAAAGGAACAGAGGAGACACTTGAAAAACTTGTCCTTAATTTTCTGACGATGCCTGATCGAGGCAAGCCTTTAACTTCGCGGCTAGAACCTGTACATTCGGTTGTTTGAGAATACCGATATGGTTGCCCGGTACATCGTGCACGTCTAACCCTCCAACTGTAAAGGGAGTCCAGGTTTTCGGGTCAGTGTAATAGCTTTCAAACTCAGTGCGATCCATAGCCCGGAATAAAGTCACTTTGCCTGGGTAGGGCTGCGGTACATAATTCCTGACTGCCTGATGGCGCACAGTCCGGCGGGCATCATTGCTGGTGATTTTTTGCAGGGACTTAGACAAGGATCGCTCGCTTCCCTGATCAAACTTGCTGGACATTTTGCCGATGAGACTGAGAACTTTCTCTTTGCTTGAGGAAATCTTTGCCTGTATTTTCTCCAAGATGTAACTGTGGCCTTTTTGCCGGAAAGTCTCTAAGTGAATCGCCATCCGCCGCCCCAAGGGCAACCCTTTCATCCCATCGGGCGCAAAGGTATCAAACAAGGCGACTAATTCGACTGTCTCACCTTCTGCACGTAGCTGCTGGGCCATCTCGAAGGCGACTAAGCCGCCAAACGATTCACCGGCTAGATAATATGGCCCTACAGGTTGGCGCTTGCGGATTTCTTGGAGATACAGACTCGCGACGCCAGGGACACTGTTTAAAGGAGAGTCTTGATTGTTGCCTCCATCCTCTTTGAGCAGGTCAACTTCAGCCTGGAGGTAAATGCCATAAACGGGCCGCTCTCCACCTAGATGCTTTGCTAAATCGTGGTAGAGCAAAATTCCGTAAATACAGAATAGTGGGGGTTTGTTGCCGCCTGGACTTAGCAACACCAAGGATTCTGTCGGCGCTGCCCAGCGTTCTTGGCGAATTAGACTCGCTAGTTGCTCAATCGTTGGTGCTTGGAAGAGGGTTGCGAGGGGAAGATTTTTACCGCAAATTTTCTCAATTTCAGTGAACAGGCGCACCGCTAGCAGTGAGTGTCCCCCCAACTCAAAGAAGTTGTCCTTGACGCCAATGGGTGTAACACCGATAACGGTTTCCCAAATTTTTGTTAATTGAAGTTCCAAATCATCGCGGGGTGCAACGAAGGAACCTTCTGATTCGCTGCGGGAAGTATCGGGTGCCGGCAGTGCGCGGCGGTCAATTTTACCGTTGGGCGTTAGGGGGATGCTTTCCAGCATCACAAACGCTGAAGGCACCATGTAATCTGGCAGCTTTTCTTTAACAAAACCGCGCAATTCGCTCTTGAGTGTTGAGTGCTGAGTGCTGAGTGCTGAGTCAGCAGGAGTGGGGACAATATAGGCAACTAAACGTTTCTCTCCCGGTACATCTTCACGGGCAATCACAACACTTTGACGCACGTTGGGATGCTGACTTAATACTGCCTCAATTTCTCCGGGTTCAATCCGGAAACCCCGGATTTTCACTTGATTATCAGCGCGACCAACGACTGATATATTCCCGTCGGGTAAATACCGGCCTAAGTCGCCGGTTTTATAGAGCCGGTCTTCGCTGCTTTGGGTAAACGGATTGGTGAGGAATCGCTCAGCCGTCATCGATTCATCTCCCAAATAGCCTTTGGCTAAATAAGATGTGCGAATGTAAATTTCTCCGATTTCACCGATTCCTGCGAGCCGGTGGGCAGAATTTAACACCAGTAATTGCACATCTTTGATGCCCCGTCCGAGGGGGATTCGGCCTTGGGAAGATGAGGTATTTTCTAATTTTTGAGTTGGAGCTGTATAATACCCCATTGCTTGCGGGGTTTCCGTGGCTCCATAGAAGTTGACGCAATTGATGTTAGGCGCAAGGATTTGCAGTTTTTCAACATCACGCGTGGTTAATACGTCGCCCCCGAAGAAGGCATAACGTAGGTTGGTTAGTTGTTGGGTTTGTGAGGTTTCTGTTAACAGCACTCCCATTGCCGGTGTGAGGTGGCTAATGGTGATTTGCTGTTGCTTCATCCACTCGCATAACTTGCCTGGAGTGCCAATTTCTTCTGGGGTGGGAATGCACAGGGTTGCGCCCAACCATAGAGGTGTGAAAATGTCTCGCAGCAAGGGATCATGGGCAAGTCCAGATAGCACGCTGAATCGGTCTGATTCATTGAAATTAAAGGTTTGGGCGTGCCATTGCAGGAAGTGGGAAAGCGGTTTGTGGGTGCCTAAGATGCCTTTTGGTTTGCCGGTTGAACCGGAGGTGAAGGCGATATAGGCTAAGTCATCGGCGTTAATTTCTGTGTCGGGATTTTCTGTGGAATAATCCTTTAACAGTTCACCGATTTGACCGGCAGCAGTGGGAAGGGTAAGCCGGCACTGAGTTGATAGTGTCCCGACAAAGGTTTCTAAAGCCTCCGGAAGGTTTCCGGCTGCTGACATTTGCAGCCAACCTTTAGGCTGTGTGAGTTTCAGGCAATCAATTAACCGCTCGGCAGGGTAATTGGCATCTAAGATGGTGAATGCTGCGCCGGCTTTGAGAATTCCCAGCAAAGCCACGACGATTGAGGCGCTGCGGTGCGCGTAAATTGCCACAACATCTTGAGAGCCAATGCCATTTTTGTGCAGGTAATGGGCGAGTTGGTTGCTGATTTTATCCAGTTCTGAATAAGTCAGACTTCCTTGCCGATCAATGATTGCGGTGCTATTTCCCACTCGCTTTGCCTGTTGGGAAAAATGCGTATGAACAGCGCCTTCCCAGCAATCTTCAAGTGCCTGATTTGGATTCGGTAAAAGGGCTTGAGTTTGGGAAGAAATCAGGGAGAAATGAGCGATGGGTTCGGCTGGGTTCTTGACAATTTGCTCAAGCAGATGTTGGAGCTGTGCCAGCATCTCAACCATTCGCTGCCGGTCAAACAAATCGGTGTTGTAAACCAATTCCAGCTTCATTCCCTCGTTTTGTTCTTGAGCATATAGCGTGATATCGAACTTCGACGCTTGCTCAGTAAACGAGAGATGATCGAGCGTTAATCCCGGTATTTTGATTTGGTTGTCTTCATAGTTGAGCAAATTAAACCACACCTGAAATATCGGGTTGCGGCTGCGATCTCGCTCTGGTTGCAGCGCTTCCACCAATTTCTCAAACGGCAACTCTTGGTGAGCGTATGCTCCCAAAGCTACCTCGCGCACCCGTTGCAGCAGTTCCCGGAAACTGGGATTGCCAGATAAATCGTTACGCAGCACTAAGGTATTGACAAAGAAGCCAATTAACTGCTCAATTTCGGCGCGGTTGCGACCGGCAATCGGCGAACCGACAATAATATCTTCCTGTCCAGAATGGCGGCACAGCAAGGTATTGAAGGCTGCCAGCAAGGTCATAAATAAGGTTGCACCTTCCCGACGTGACAGCGCCTTGATTTCCTCGCTCAGTTCCTGAGAAAGTACCAAAGATTCCTTGGCACCGTTAAAAGTCTGCACCGGCGGGCGTAGGCGATCGGTGGGCAATTCCAACACCGGCAGCTTACCGCCTAGTTGCTGTTTCCAGTAAGAAAGCTGGGACTCTAGAACCTCACCTTTGAGCCATTGCCGTTGCCAGTGGGCGAAGTCTGCATATTGTACTGACAATTCTGGCAGAGGCGAAGGGTTGCCGGCGCTGAAGGCTTCGTAAATGGTCGCCAGTTCCCGCATGAACAAGCCAAATGACCAACCATCGGAGATGATGTGGTGGATCGTCAGCAGGAATAAATGCTCATCTTCAGCGAGGCGCACGAGTTGAGCGCGAATTAACGGCTCGTTGGTAAAGAAGTTAAAGGATTTGTCGGCTTCTGCCAATGCCAGCCGCTGCGCTTCCTCAGAGCGCTGAGGTTCAGCAATCGCAGATAAGTCTACCACCGGCAGCGCGACGATTAAGGTTGGGGTAATAACCTGAAACGGCTGCCCGTCTAGCTTCTTGCCAAAGGTGGTTCGCAGCGATTCGTGCCGGCGCACAATTTCGTTGATGCTGTGCTTCAGGATGCCGGTGTTCAGCGCTCCTTTAAGTTGCACGGCGGCGGGGATATTATAGGCAGAGTTGCCCGCCTCTAATTGTTCGAGGAACCACAACCGCTGCTGGGAAAAGGACAGAGGCAGGTGAGTGTCCCGTGAAACTGGCACAATGGGGGCCGTTTTCTGAATTTGCCCGCCTCGCAGCCATACGTTAATTTGTTCGCCCAATTCCGCGACTGTGGGGCACTCAAACAGTGAGCGCATCGGCAGATCCACCTCGAAGGTTTCGCGCACGCGGGAGAGGACTTGGGTTGCGTGCAGGGAATGTCCCCCCAAGTCAAAAAAGTTGTCGTGAATGCCAACTTGTTCAACTCCGATGGTTTCTGCCCAGATGCCGGCGAGTTCCTCTTCAATGACGGTGCGAGGTGCCACATACTCGGTTTCACG
This region includes:
- a CDS encoding non-ribosomal peptide synthetase, coding for MQSIDFSNYESGSTSLENFLVINSYQLSPQQQSRIFESLTAAQPGGDIEQVSVVLRESLNVPAFQKAWARVIDRHPILRTSFHHLDTNEARQEVHQQVTLPLQQQNWCDLQENEIESRLAAFLEADRQLGFKLTTAPLMRVAILQIAEAQYRAIWSFHSVLLDSWSVEIALKEVFAFYEAFSADHDLPLKQPRAYGDYIEWLQQQDFSQTEVFWRQQLQGLTAPTTVLPAIAPAADKAQPETGFVTQEIRLSPVDTLRLQSWAQQNQLTLETLLQGAWALLISRYSGQADVVFGAAVTGRPSVPGLDSVVGLFSNIVPVRVHVSPTQSPVDWLTELRQTYKALQAYEHTPLPQIQQWSEFPPATPLFESILVFENYLLDSFLLDSALELHGSSWENRELQHHRNRNYPLTLTGYAQPEFLLKLEYDTQRIDAGTISRMLGHLKTLLESLATNSEEQLKDLPMLTEQELLQMLVEWNDTAAEYPKDVCIHQLFEAQVERTPDAVAVIFGDIKLTYRQLNTRANKLAYHLQSLGVKPEVRVGICADRSLEVVEALLAIFKAGGVYVPLDPTYPKDRLAFMLEDSAVPVLLTQTHLVEQLPEHNGQIVCLDAVGEEVSRQSDENLISPTTQAHAAYVIYTSGTTGKPKAVVAEHSNLINYILATQDRFQFDTTDVMPCIARFSFSISLFELLAPLMAGGSVVVLSRENVLDMNKLVSGFGQLTNVHLTPSLMRKAIDFIRAQGLEAKDFKNIRRVFMGGDTVAPDLLEDVKPFFQDAQIYVMYGCSEATTLCLNYKLPTDIKAEKNIVGRPFNNVRIRIYDEQQNLVPAGVPGEIYVGGAGVTRGYANREDLTQEKYVWIDDQRWYKTGDVGRYLPDGNIELLGRTDFQVSLRGFRIETGEVESVLRQHPAIKDAVVAAKDDESGETRLVGYLVLQQEPAPASRELRRFLGAKLPEYMVPSVFVTLAALPVTPNGKQDRKALPAPEWTRLPRETEYVAPRTVIEEELAGIWAETIGVEQVGIHDNFFDLGGHSLHATQVLSRVRETFEVDLPMRSLFECPTVAELGEQINVWLRGGQIQKTAPIVPVSRDTHLPLSFSQQRLWFLEQLEAGNSAYNIPAAVQLKGALNTGILKHSINEIVRRHESLRTTFGKKLDGQPFQVITPTLIVALPVVDLSAIAEPQRSEEAQRLALAEADKSFNFFTNEPLIRAQLVRLAEDEHLFLLTIHHIISDGWSFGLFMRELATIYEAFSAGNPSPLPELSVQYADFAHWQRQWLKGEVLESQLSYWKQQLGGKLPVLELPTDRLRPPVQTFNGAKESLVLSQELSEEIKALSRREGATLFMTLLAAFNTLLCRHSGQEDIIVGSPIAGRNRAEIEQLIGFFVNTLVLRNDLSGNPSFRELLQRVREVALGAYAHQELPFEKLVEALQPERDRSRNPIFQVWFNLLNYEDNQIKIPGLTLDHLSFTEQASKFDITLYAQEQNEGMKLELVYNTDLFDRQRMVEMLAQLQHLLEQIVKNPAEPIAHFSLISSQTQALLPNPNQALEDCWEGAVHTHFSQQAKRVGNSTAIIDRQGSLTYSELDKISNQLAHYLHKNGIGSQDVVAIYAHRSASIVVALLGILKAGAAFTILDANYPAERLIDCLKLTQPKGWLQMSAAGNLPEALETFVGTLSTQCRLTLPTAAGQIGELLKDYSTENPDTEINADDLAYIAFTSGSTGKPKGILGTHKPLSHFLQWHAQTFNFNESDRFSVLSGLAHDPLLRDIFTPLWLGATLCIPTPEEIGTPGKLCEWMKQQQITISHLTPAMGVLLTETSQTQQLTNLRYAFFGGDVLTTRDVEKLQILAPNINCVNFYGATETPQAMGYYTAPTQKLENTSSSQGRIPLGRGIKDVQLLVLNSAHRLAGIGEIGEIYIRTSYLAKGYLGDESMTAERFLTNPFTQSSEDRLYKTGDLGRYLPDGNISVVGRADNQVKIRGFRIEPGEIEAVLSQHPNVRQSVVIAREDVPGEKRLVAYIVPTPADSALSTQHSTLKSELRGFVKEKLPDYMVPSAFVMLESIPLTPNGKIDRRALPAPDTSRSESEGSFVAPRDDLELQLTKIWETVIGVTPIGVKDNFFELGGHSLLAVRLFTEIEKICGKNLPLATLFQAPTIEQLASLIRQERWAAPTESLVLLSPGGNKPPLFCIYGILLYHDLAKHLGGERPVYGIYLQAEVDLLKEDGGNNQDSPLNSVPGVASLYLQEIRKRQPVGPYYLAGESFGGLVAFEMAQQLRAEGETVELVALFDTFAPDGMKGLPLGRRMAIHLETFRQKGHSYILEKIQAKISSSKEKVLSLIGKMSSKFDQGSERSLSKSLQKITSNDARRTVRHQAVRNYVPQPYPGKVTLFRAMDRTEFESYYTDPKTWTPFTVGGLDVHDVPGNHIGILKQPNVQVLAAKLKACLDQASSEN